From the genome of Lotus japonicus ecotype B-129 chromosome 6, LjGifu_v1.2, one region includes:
- the LOC130722164 gene encoding uncharacterized protein LOC130722164 isoform X2, whose protein sequence is MFRKFGLFAGLNQTKRLLDVQQPNHHLPMLDAVHEVAIYIHRFHNLDLFEQGWYRIKVTMRWEDSDTDDSYPGIPARVVQYEAPEVGADNLCRVWIIDDTDNSFSTPPFRIRYARQDVFLCIMVSFYLSFGGDEGKAVILKFELLRTSTPDIGPELQSSLDACAASVHEYRIPPKALLGLHSYCPVYFDSFHAVVVDTSIHISLLKPGYHTPRPKVSSYTSDSWASEGKAYEDNVESNKAMFIKALISAHDILLEDLRRISKGINQAIDLTGITFKPAVTKSPNDTSPAHAKIIDDEAPLQLSNSMQKAEHYINHISKDSFQPLPWDDILNTFQSVGNQLLYLWNTFLKFHRENKTKIMDFLQNSWANDRRTEWSIWMVYSKVEMPHQYMSNGVERTSLYRSMHGRSSSTTRRLINDPVQTAIMRAELHRRGIAQMRINNRSLQDMYIFGDPLRVPIIIVERLENMYRSASVNSYLIPSEEKAIHIVENGSRAIKMSENSPQRNEHVLRVVVFVHGFEGHHLDLRLVRNQWLLIDPKIQVLMSKTNEDKTYGDFREMGLLLAQEVISFLKRKMDKASRSGKLKDVKLSFVGHSIGNLILRTALAESIMEPYLRYLHTYVSISGPHLGYMYSSNSIFNSGLWLLKKIKGTQCIHQLTFTDDHDLENTFIYNLSKMKTLANFKNVILLSSPQDGYVPYHSARIELCPAASSDFSKQGKVFLDMLNNCLDQLRTHSDHRVVLRCDINFETSSYGRGFNTLIGRAAHIEFLECDIFVRFIMWSFPELFR, encoded by the exons ATGTTTCGGAAATTCGGATTGTTTGCGGGTCTGAATCAAACCAAAAGGCTGCTTGATGTCCAGCAACCAAATCACCACTTGCCAATGCTCGATGCTGTTCATGAAGTTGCAATTTACATTCATAGATTTCATAATCTCGACCTTTTTGAACAAGG ATGGTACAGGATCAAGGTTACCATGAGATGGGAGGACAGTGATACTGATGATTCTTATCCCGGGATTCCTGCTAGAGTTGTTCAGTATGAAG CTCCTGAAGTGGGTGCTGACAATTTATGTAGAGTTTGGATCATTGATGATACGGACAACAGTTTTTCAACACCTCCATTCCGTATAAGATATGCCAGGCAGGATGTATTTCTTTGTATCATGGTCTCTTTCTATCTGTCTTTTGGTGGAGATGAG GGTAAAGCTGTAATCTTGAAGTTTGAGCTCTTGCGCACTTCGACACCGGATATTGG GCCTGAGTTACAAAGTTCACTGGATGCATGTGCAGCTTCAGTTCATGAGTATAGGATCCCTCCTAAAGCTCTTCTGGGATTACATTCATATTGTCCTGTCTATTTTGATTCTTTCCATGCTGTCGTTGTTGATACAAGTATTCATATCAGTCTACTAAAGCCTGGTTATCACACACCACGACCGAAGGTATCAAG TTATACCAGTGATTCTTGGGCTTCTGAAGGAAAAGCTTATGAAGACAATGTTGAGTCAAACAAG GCCATGTTCATCAAAGCATTGATATCTGCCCATGATATCCTGCTTGAGGACCTGAGAAGAATAAGCAAAGGAATTAACCAAGCTATTGATTTGACTGGAATTACTTTTAAACCAGCTGTTACCAAATCACCCAATGATACTTCACCAGCACATGCGAAAATTATTGATGATGAAGCACCACTTCAACTGTCTAACAGCATGCAA AAAGCTGAACATTATATCAATCATATTTCTAAGGATTCCTTTCAACCATTACCTTGGGATGATATATTAAACACTTTCCAGTCTGTTGGGAATCAGCTCTTATATCTCTGGAATACATTTCTAAAATTCCACAG ggaaaataaaacaaagatcATGGACTTTCTACAAAACTCATGGGCTAACGATCGAAGAACTGAATGGTCAATATGGATGGTGTACTCCAAGGTTGAGATGCCTCATCAGTACATGAGTAATGGAGTTGAGAGGACATCATTGTACCGAAGCATGCATGGAAGATCATCAAGTACGACAAGGAGATTAATTAATGAT cCTGTTCAGACTGCAATAATGCGAGCTGAACTTCATAGGCGTGGTATAGCGCAAATGAGG ATCAACAATCGTTCACTTCAAGACATGTATATATTTGGAGATCCTTTGCGGGTTCCTATCATTATTGTAGAACGCTTGGAAAATATGTACCGATCTGCCAGCGTGAATTCATACCTCATTCCTTCAGAGGAGAAAGCAATACACATTGTGGAAAATGGATCTAGAGCCATAAAGATGTCTGAGAATAGCCCTCAACGAAATGAGCATGTTTTGAGAGTAGTTGTTTTTGTTCATGGGTTTGAG GGGCATCATTTAGATTTACGTCTTGTTCGGAACCAATGGCTTTTAATAGACCCCAAAATACAAGTTCTTATGTCTAAGACAAATGAAGACAAAACATATGGAGACTTCAGAGAAATGGGATTACTGCTGGCGCAAGAAGTGATCTCTTTCCTGAAAAGGAAGATGGATAAAGCTTCAAGAAGTGGAAAATTAAAAGATGTCAAGCTTAGCTTTGTTGGCCATTCGATTGGGAACCTCATTCTCAGAACTGCTTTAGCAG aAAGCATCATGGAGCCATATCTAAGATACTTGCATACTTATGTTTCTATATCCGGTCCGCACTTGGGTTATATGTACAGTTCAAACTCTATATTCAATTCAGGATTGTGGCTCTTGAAAAAAATCAAGGGCACACAATGCATCCATCAACTAACTTTCACAGATGATCACGATCTTGAGAACACCTTCATCTACAATCTTTCGAAG ATGAAGACACTGGCAAACTTCAAGAATGTGATTCTTTTATCCTCTCCTCAG GATGGTTATGTTCCGTACCATTCAGCCAGAATAGAACTGTGTCCAGCAGCTTCTTCAGATTTTTCTAAACAAGGGAAAGTGTTCCTGGATATGTTAAATAATTGCCTGGACCAATTGCGGACTCACTCTGATCATCGTGTGGTCTTGCGCTGTGACATTAACTTCGAAACCTCCTCCTATGGAAGGGGATTCAACACTCTCATTGGACGCGCCGCTCATATTGAATTCTTGGAGTGTGACATATTTGTCAGGTTCATCATGTGGTCTTTCCCAGAGCTCTTTCGTTAG
- the LOC130722164 gene encoding uncharacterized protein LOC130722164 isoform X1 produces MFRKFGLFAGLNQTKRLLDVQQPNHHLPMLDAVHEVAIYIHRFHNLDLFEQGWYRIKVTMRWEDSDTDDSYPGIPARVVQYEAPEVGADNLCRVWIIDDTDNSFSTPPFRIRYARQDVFLCIMVSFYLSFGGDEGKAVILKFELLRTSTPDIGPELQSSLDACAASVHEYRIPPKALLGLHSYCPVYFDSFHAVVVDTSIHISLLKPGYHTPRPKVSSYTSDSWASEGKAYEDNVESNKAMFIKALISAHDILLEDLRRISKGINQAIDLTGITFKPAVTKSPNDTSPAHAKIIDDEAPLQLSNSMQVSAEKAEHYINHISKDSFQPLPWDDILNTFQSVGNQLLYLWNTFLKFHRENKTKIMDFLQNSWANDRRTEWSIWMVYSKVEMPHQYMSNGVERTSLYRSMHGRSSSTTRRLINDPVQTAIMRAELHRRGIAQMRINNRSLQDMYIFGDPLRVPIIIVERLENMYRSASVNSYLIPSEEKAIHIVENGSRAIKMSENSPQRNEHVLRVVVFVHGFEGHHLDLRLVRNQWLLIDPKIQVLMSKTNEDKTYGDFREMGLLLAQEVISFLKRKMDKASRSGKLKDVKLSFVGHSIGNLILRTALAESIMEPYLRYLHTYVSISGPHLGYMYSSNSIFNSGLWLLKKIKGTQCIHQLTFTDDHDLENTFIYNLSKMKTLANFKNVILLSSPQDGYVPYHSARIELCPAASSDFSKQGKVFLDMLNNCLDQLRTHSDHRVVLRCDINFETSSYGRGFNTLIGRAAHIEFLECDIFVRFIMWSFPELFR; encoded by the exons ATGTTTCGGAAATTCGGATTGTTTGCGGGTCTGAATCAAACCAAAAGGCTGCTTGATGTCCAGCAACCAAATCACCACTTGCCAATGCTCGATGCTGTTCATGAAGTTGCAATTTACATTCATAGATTTCATAATCTCGACCTTTTTGAACAAGG ATGGTACAGGATCAAGGTTACCATGAGATGGGAGGACAGTGATACTGATGATTCTTATCCCGGGATTCCTGCTAGAGTTGTTCAGTATGAAG CTCCTGAAGTGGGTGCTGACAATTTATGTAGAGTTTGGATCATTGATGATACGGACAACAGTTTTTCAACACCTCCATTCCGTATAAGATATGCCAGGCAGGATGTATTTCTTTGTATCATGGTCTCTTTCTATCTGTCTTTTGGTGGAGATGAG GGTAAAGCTGTAATCTTGAAGTTTGAGCTCTTGCGCACTTCGACACCGGATATTGG GCCTGAGTTACAAAGTTCACTGGATGCATGTGCAGCTTCAGTTCATGAGTATAGGATCCCTCCTAAAGCTCTTCTGGGATTACATTCATATTGTCCTGTCTATTTTGATTCTTTCCATGCTGTCGTTGTTGATACAAGTATTCATATCAGTCTACTAAAGCCTGGTTATCACACACCACGACCGAAGGTATCAAG TTATACCAGTGATTCTTGGGCTTCTGAAGGAAAAGCTTATGAAGACAATGTTGAGTCAAACAAG GCCATGTTCATCAAAGCATTGATATCTGCCCATGATATCCTGCTTGAGGACCTGAGAAGAATAAGCAAAGGAATTAACCAAGCTATTGATTTGACTGGAATTACTTTTAAACCAGCTGTTACCAAATCACCCAATGATACTTCACCAGCACATGCGAAAATTATTGATGATGAAGCACCACTTCAACTGTCTAACAGCATGCAAGTCAGTGCTGAG AAAGCTGAACATTATATCAATCATATTTCTAAGGATTCCTTTCAACCATTACCTTGGGATGATATATTAAACACTTTCCAGTCTGTTGGGAATCAGCTCTTATATCTCTGGAATACATTTCTAAAATTCCACAG ggaaaataaaacaaagatcATGGACTTTCTACAAAACTCATGGGCTAACGATCGAAGAACTGAATGGTCAATATGGATGGTGTACTCCAAGGTTGAGATGCCTCATCAGTACATGAGTAATGGAGTTGAGAGGACATCATTGTACCGAAGCATGCATGGAAGATCATCAAGTACGACAAGGAGATTAATTAATGAT cCTGTTCAGACTGCAATAATGCGAGCTGAACTTCATAGGCGTGGTATAGCGCAAATGAGG ATCAACAATCGTTCACTTCAAGACATGTATATATTTGGAGATCCTTTGCGGGTTCCTATCATTATTGTAGAACGCTTGGAAAATATGTACCGATCTGCCAGCGTGAATTCATACCTCATTCCTTCAGAGGAGAAAGCAATACACATTGTGGAAAATGGATCTAGAGCCATAAAGATGTCTGAGAATAGCCCTCAACGAAATGAGCATGTTTTGAGAGTAGTTGTTTTTGTTCATGGGTTTGAG GGGCATCATTTAGATTTACGTCTTGTTCGGAACCAATGGCTTTTAATAGACCCCAAAATACAAGTTCTTATGTCTAAGACAAATGAAGACAAAACATATGGAGACTTCAGAGAAATGGGATTACTGCTGGCGCAAGAAGTGATCTCTTTCCTGAAAAGGAAGATGGATAAAGCTTCAAGAAGTGGAAAATTAAAAGATGTCAAGCTTAGCTTTGTTGGCCATTCGATTGGGAACCTCATTCTCAGAACTGCTTTAGCAG aAAGCATCATGGAGCCATATCTAAGATACTTGCATACTTATGTTTCTATATCCGGTCCGCACTTGGGTTATATGTACAGTTCAAACTCTATATTCAATTCAGGATTGTGGCTCTTGAAAAAAATCAAGGGCACACAATGCATCCATCAACTAACTTTCACAGATGATCACGATCTTGAGAACACCTTCATCTACAATCTTTCGAAG ATGAAGACACTGGCAAACTTCAAGAATGTGATTCTTTTATCCTCTCCTCAG GATGGTTATGTTCCGTACCATTCAGCCAGAATAGAACTGTGTCCAGCAGCTTCTTCAGATTTTTCTAAACAAGGGAAAGTGTTCCTGGATATGTTAAATAATTGCCTGGACCAATTGCGGACTCACTCTGATCATCGTGTGGTCTTGCGCTGTGACATTAACTTCGAAACCTCCTCCTATGGAAGGGGATTCAACACTCTCATTGGACGCGCCGCTCATATTGAATTCTTGGAGTGTGACATATTTGTCAGGTTCATCATGTGGTCTTTCCCAGAGCTCTTTCGTTAG
- the LOC130722164 gene encoding uncharacterized protein LOC130722164 isoform X3, translating to MVSFYLSFGGDEGKAVILKFELLRTSTPDIGPELQSSLDACAASVHEYRIPPKALLGLHSYCPVYFDSFHAVVVDTSIHISLLKPGYHTPRPKVSSYTSDSWASEGKAYEDNVESNKAMFIKALISAHDILLEDLRRISKGINQAIDLTGITFKPAVTKSPNDTSPAHAKIIDDEAPLQLSNSMQVSAEKAEHYINHISKDSFQPLPWDDILNTFQSVGNQLLYLWNTFLKFHRENKTKIMDFLQNSWANDRRTEWSIWMVYSKVEMPHQYMSNGVERTSLYRSMHGRSSSTTRRLINDPVQTAIMRAELHRRGIAQMRINNRSLQDMYIFGDPLRVPIIIVERLENMYRSASVNSYLIPSEEKAIHIVENGSRAIKMSENSPQRNEHVLRVVVFVHGFEGHHLDLRLVRNQWLLIDPKIQVLMSKTNEDKTYGDFREMGLLLAQEVISFLKRKMDKASRSGKLKDVKLSFVGHSIGNLILRTALAESIMEPYLRYLHTYVSISGPHLGYMYSSNSIFNSGLWLLKKIKGTQCIHQLTFTDDHDLENTFIYNLSKMKTLANFKNVILLSSPQDGYVPYHSARIELCPAASSDFSKQGKVFLDMLNNCLDQLRTHSDHRVVLRCDINFETSSYGRGFNTLIGRAAHIEFLECDIFVRFIMWSFPELFR from the exons ATGGTCTCTTTCTATCTGTCTTTTGGTGGAGATGAG GGTAAAGCTGTAATCTTGAAGTTTGAGCTCTTGCGCACTTCGACACCGGATATTGG GCCTGAGTTACAAAGTTCACTGGATGCATGTGCAGCTTCAGTTCATGAGTATAGGATCCCTCCTAAAGCTCTTCTGGGATTACATTCATATTGTCCTGTCTATTTTGATTCTTTCCATGCTGTCGTTGTTGATACAAGTATTCATATCAGTCTACTAAAGCCTGGTTATCACACACCACGACCGAAGGTATCAAG TTATACCAGTGATTCTTGGGCTTCTGAAGGAAAAGCTTATGAAGACAATGTTGAGTCAAACAAG GCCATGTTCATCAAAGCATTGATATCTGCCCATGATATCCTGCTTGAGGACCTGAGAAGAATAAGCAAAGGAATTAACCAAGCTATTGATTTGACTGGAATTACTTTTAAACCAGCTGTTACCAAATCACCCAATGATACTTCACCAGCACATGCGAAAATTATTGATGATGAAGCACCACTTCAACTGTCTAACAGCATGCAAGTCAGTGCTGAG AAAGCTGAACATTATATCAATCATATTTCTAAGGATTCCTTTCAACCATTACCTTGGGATGATATATTAAACACTTTCCAGTCTGTTGGGAATCAGCTCTTATATCTCTGGAATACATTTCTAAAATTCCACAG ggaaaataaaacaaagatcATGGACTTTCTACAAAACTCATGGGCTAACGATCGAAGAACTGAATGGTCAATATGGATGGTGTACTCCAAGGTTGAGATGCCTCATCAGTACATGAGTAATGGAGTTGAGAGGACATCATTGTACCGAAGCATGCATGGAAGATCATCAAGTACGACAAGGAGATTAATTAATGAT cCTGTTCAGACTGCAATAATGCGAGCTGAACTTCATAGGCGTGGTATAGCGCAAATGAGG ATCAACAATCGTTCACTTCAAGACATGTATATATTTGGAGATCCTTTGCGGGTTCCTATCATTATTGTAGAACGCTTGGAAAATATGTACCGATCTGCCAGCGTGAATTCATACCTCATTCCTTCAGAGGAGAAAGCAATACACATTGTGGAAAATGGATCTAGAGCCATAAAGATGTCTGAGAATAGCCCTCAACGAAATGAGCATGTTTTGAGAGTAGTTGTTTTTGTTCATGGGTTTGAG GGGCATCATTTAGATTTACGTCTTGTTCGGAACCAATGGCTTTTAATAGACCCCAAAATACAAGTTCTTATGTCTAAGACAAATGAAGACAAAACATATGGAGACTTCAGAGAAATGGGATTACTGCTGGCGCAAGAAGTGATCTCTTTCCTGAAAAGGAAGATGGATAAAGCTTCAAGAAGTGGAAAATTAAAAGATGTCAAGCTTAGCTTTGTTGGCCATTCGATTGGGAACCTCATTCTCAGAACTGCTTTAGCAG aAAGCATCATGGAGCCATATCTAAGATACTTGCATACTTATGTTTCTATATCCGGTCCGCACTTGGGTTATATGTACAGTTCAAACTCTATATTCAATTCAGGATTGTGGCTCTTGAAAAAAATCAAGGGCACACAATGCATCCATCAACTAACTTTCACAGATGATCACGATCTTGAGAACACCTTCATCTACAATCTTTCGAAG ATGAAGACACTGGCAAACTTCAAGAATGTGATTCTTTTATCCTCTCCTCAG GATGGTTATGTTCCGTACCATTCAGCCAGAATAGAACTGTGTCCAGCAGCTTCTTCAGATTTTTCTAAACAAGGGAAAGTGTTCCTGGATATGTTAAATAATTGCCTGGACCAATTGCGGACTCACTCTGATCATCGTGTGGTCTTGCGCTGTGACATTAACTTCGAAACCTCCTCCTATGGAAGGGGATTCAACACTCTCATTGGACGCGCCGCTCATATTGAATTCTTGGAGTGTGACATATTTGTCAGGTTCATCATGTGGTCTTTCCCAGAGCTCTTTCGTTAG
- the LOC130724432 gene encoding BAHD acyltransferase BIA1-like: MSGTSGNIEFEILHRKCIKPSTPTLSHLKTFKLSLLDQLSPDIHGNITFFFNNSHSHSQFSTNSQLLQTSLSQTLTLFYPLAGRLHHPATAINCNDHGAFFIEAQTTTTLSDLLTNPHFNTLESLIPSTDEETVAMSNGSMLLIRFTLFGCGGTAVSISLTHKIADFSALITLLKTWTAVCGGATELPAPELTAGAVLFPQREIPGMSASVITVAGKFAARRFIFNASKVDELKNRVKVALQSAVVGGGAAFHASRVEVVLALIWRCALLAASCSSKTVSSFRPSALFQAVNLRPRMEPAVSDTAVGNFVWPFAVTVEEESHLELHEMVWRMREAMKEFLETKAGRFREEGGFEVVMECLKERALLLNRNNKDIVVYKCTSWCKFPLLGLDFGWGKPVWSCSVNNLVSNTIALMDTKDGGVEACVTLSEEEMDLFQQDEHLLQYALLNPGVII, encoded by the coding sequence ATGAGTGGAACTAGTGGTAACATAGAATTTGAGATATTACACAGAAAATGCATCAAACCCTCCACACCCACACTATCACACTTGAAAACCTTCAAACTCTCACTGCTTGACCAGCTTTCACCTGACATCCATGgcaacatcaccttcttcttcaacaattctcattctcattctcaatTCTCCACCAACTCCCAACTCCTTCAAACCTCCCTCTCCCAAACTCTCACCCTTTTCTACCCTCTCGCCGGACGCCTCCACCACCCTGCCACCGCCATCAACTGCAACGACCACGGTGCCTTCTTTATCGAAGCtcaaaccaccaccaccctctccGACCTCCTCACCAACCCCCATTTCAACACCCTTGAATCCCTCATCCCCTCCACCGATGAAGAAACCGTCGCAATGTCCAACGGCTCCATGCTCCTTATCCGCTTCACCTTGTTCGGTTGCGGCGGCACCGCCGTCTCCATATCCCTCACCCACAAGATAGCCGATTTCTCCGCCCTCATCACGCTACTCAAAACCTGGACCGCCGTGTGCGGCGGAGCCACCGAGCTACCTGCCCCTGAACTCACCGCCGGCGCCGTCTTATTCCCTCAGAGGGAGATTCCGGGCATGTCAGCCTCCGTGATCACCGTCGCCGGGAAATTCGCCGCGAGAAGGTTCATTTTCAACGCATCCAAGGTTGACGAGCTGAAAAATAGAGTCAAAGTCGCACTCCAAAGCGCCGTCGTTGGAGGCGGTGCTGCTTTTCACGCGTCGAGGGTGGAGGTGGTGCTCGCGCTCATTTGGAGGTGTGCTCTGTTAGCAGCTTCCTGCTCCTCCAAAACGGTGTCATCGTTCAGGCCTTCTGCTCTGTTCCAGGCAGTGAACCTCCGTCCCCGGATGGAGCCGGCGGTTTCCGACACCGCTGTGGGGAACTTCGTGTGGCCGTTCGCGGTgacggtggaggaggagagtcACTTGGAGTTGCATGAGATGGTGTGGAGAATGAGGGAAGCTATGAAGGAGTTTCTTGAGACCAAGGCAGGGAGGTTCAGAGAGGAAGGTGGTTTTGAAGTGGTGATGGAGTGTCTGAAAGAGAGGGCTCTGCTTTTGAATAGGAACAACAAGGACATTGTTGTTTATAAGTGTACCAGTTGGTGTAAGTTTCCTCTGCTTGGACTAGATTTTGGGTGGGGGAAACCTGTGTGGAGTTGCAGTGTGAATAATTTGGTGAGTAACACCATTGCATTGATGGATACCAAGGATGGTGGAGTTGAAGCTTGTGTCACACTGAGTGAGGAAGAGATGGACTTATTTCAACAAGATGAGCACCTGCTACAATATGCTCTGCTTAATCCTGGTGTTATAATCTGA
- the LOC130724433 gene encoding bZIP transcription factor 12-like yields MASSKVDLEQHCSLSVSGDEIWEDIVGATDQHITLEDFLTKSVPVDTDDATTHNKNEMYLPQSANGHESAKKLVPHGRGKRRVVEEQPLDKATLQKQRRMIKNRESAARSRERKQAYTLELEALVTHLEEENAQLLREEADKNRLRFKQLMECLIPVVEKRKPRQMLRRVNSVQW; encoded by the exons ATGGCGTCGTCGAAGGTGGATCTGGAACAACACTGTTCTCTTTCAGTTTCAGGTGACGAGATTTGGGAAGACATCGTTGGTGCCACTGATCAACACATCACGCTCGAGGATTTCTTAACCAAGTCTGTCCCTGTCGACACAGATGACGCCACCACCCACAACAAGAACGAAATGTATCTTCCTCAATCGGCCAACGGGCATGAATCAGCCAAGAAATTAGTCCCACATGGAAGGGGAAAGAGGAGGGTTGTGGAGGAACAGCCACTTGATAAGGCCACTCTTCAGAAACAGAGGAGGATGATCAAGAACAGAGAATCTGCTGCTAGGTCCAGAGAACGCAAGCAG GCTTACACACTTGAGCTAGAGGCTCTGGTTACTCATCTGGAGGAAGAGAATGCACAATTGTTGAGGGAAGAG GCTGATAAGAACAGACTGAGGTTTAAGCAG CTGATGGAGTGCCTCATTCCAGTTGTGGAGAAGCGTAAACCAAGACAAATGCTTAGGAGGGTGAATTCAGTGCAATGGTGA
- the LOC130723539 gene encoding fasciclin-like arabinogalactan protein 19 — MRCGIFHAVWMLTVVLAVSNAVVTVTCIPIREFDSMLDTLRATGYDLFCNAIVTSDLQFHLLSNDTNSFTFFAPTDASLFALDISQTASSYTETLRFHVVPRRLSLAELRRLPNGYTFPTLLPNRRLHLTRRRSSYSIAVAGVDVAVPGLFYGRHVAVHGLAGSLSLRSENPLSAASLPVPVPSPAGTLYFSPRFGPVSSPENLGPIPFNFGIRRGFHPPAPEIGVVNDASPEPEADWTVGDSPAVTPVVWAPSIPDSAISLSPEGYSDAAAPTPAGLEEGRVTSIESEMEGLRKCENHHDHDVGIELEDYMHCYAT; from the coding sequence ATGAGGTGCGGGATTTTCCACGCCGTGTGGATGTTAACGGTGGTGCTGGCGGTTTCTAACGCCGTCGTCACCGTCACGTGCATACCGATCAGAGAGTTTGATTCCATGCTTGACACCCTACGAGCCACAGGGTACGACCTCTTCTGCAACGCAATCGTCACCTCTGATCTCCAATTCCACCTTCTTTCAAACGACACCAactccttcaccttcttcgCTCCCACCGATGCTTCCCTCTTCGCCCTCGACATTTCTCAAACGGCGTCGTCTTACACTGAAACTCTCCGCTTCCACGTCGTTCCTCGCCGCCTCTCCCTCGCCGAGCTCCGCCGCCTTCCCAACGGCTACACTTTTCCCACTCTCCTACCCAATCGCCGGCTCCATCTCACGCGCCGCCGTTCCTCGTATAGCATCGCTGTCGCCGGAGTCGATGTTGCTGTCCCCGGCCTCTTTTACGGTCGGCACGTCGCCGTTCACGGTCTCGCAGGAAGCCTCAGCCTTCGATCTGAGAATCCTCTCTCGGCGGCGTCTCTGCCGGTGCCGGTGCCTTCCCCTGCTGGTACTCTGTATTTCTCTCCAAGATTCGGGCCTGTGTCGTCGCCGGAGAATCTTGGTCCGATTCCGTTCAATTTCGGAATCCGGAGGGGTTTTCATCCTCCGGCACCGGAAATTGGAGTGGTTAATGATGCTTCTCCGGAGCCTGAAGCTGATTGGACGGTTGGCGATTCCCCTGCAGTGACGCCGGTGGTTTGGGCTCCGAGCATTCCAGATTCGGCAATATCTTTGTCGCCGGAGGGATATTCCGATGCGGCGGCCCCGACTCCTGCGGGCTTGGAGGAAGGCAGGGTTACTTCGATAGAGAGCGAGATGGAAGGCTTGAGAAAGTGTGAGAATCATCATGATCATGACGTTGGAATTGAATTGGAAGATTACATGCATTGCTATGCAACTTGA
- the LOC130721858 gene encoding COP9 signalosome complex subunit 8 gives MDLSTVTAALASKSYDKVADICDNLMLQVATDGIGYHDDWPYAIHLLSHFYVNDINSARFLWKSIPSSIKENKPEVTAVWRIGQKLWLRDYAGVHEAIRGFDWSQELQGFVAAFSELYTKEMFQLLLSAYSTISIADAALFLGMNEDDATSYVQQQGWTVDSASRMLTVKKQPVVTEQKLDPSKLQRLTEYVFHLEH, from the exons ATGGATTTGTCGACGGTGACGGCGGCGTTGGCATCGAAATCGTACGACAAGGTTGCTGATATCTGCGATAATCTCATGCTTCAG GTTGCAACAGATGGCATTGGTTACCATGACGACTGGCCCTACGccattcatcttctctctcactTTTATGTGAATGACAT CAATAGCGCTCGTTTTCTTTGGAAATCAATACCTTCCTCAATCAAAGAAAACAAGCCTGAAGTCACTGCTGTGTGGAGGATTGGCCAGAAGCTTTGGTTGCGTGACTATGCTGGAGTGCATGAGGCAATTCGCGGCTTTGACTGGAGCCAGGAACTCCAAGGATTTGTTGCTGCTTTCTCAG AACTTTACACAAAGGAGATGTTTCAGCTGCTCCTCTCTGCCTATTCTACAATAAGCATTGCAGATGCTGCTTTATTTTTGGGAATGAATGAGGATGATGCTACAAGTT ATGTACAACAGCAAGGTTGGACTGTGGACTCTGCGTCCCGGATGCTTACGGTGAAGAAGCAACCTGTCGTGACAGAGCAGAAACTAGATCCTAGTAAATTGCAGCGATTGACAGAATATGTCTTCCATCTCGAGCATTGA